A stretch of DNA from Nocardioides sp. Arc9.136:
CGCCGTGCGGCGGCCGCTCGACGCGGCCGCGACGGCGCGCGACCAACCACCACAACGCCGGCGCCACCAGCATCAGCAGGGGGTAGGCGACCAGCCGCGCCCCGAACGCCTTGCCCTCGAACCGCTCGATGCCGGGGACCCACTGCGCGACGGCGAGCTGGCCGACCGTCGCGAGGATGATCAGGGCGGGGACCCACCACGGCACACGGCGCACCGGGCCACTGTGGCGGAATAGCGTGGGAGGATCCTCGGTTGACACGGATAGTTCGGCTTTCAACCACACTTCGCCCCCGTCCCGCGGGGGCACCACGAGGATCGAGGACGGCCATGCAGATCGGCATCTTCAGCGTCGGCGACGTGACGATGGACCCCACGACGGGTCGCACGCCCACCGAGCACGAGCGGATCAAGGCCACGGTGGCGATCGCCAAGAAGGCCGAGGACGTCGGTCTCGACGTGTTCGCGACCGGCGAGCACCACAACCCGCCGTTCATCTCCTCCAACCCCACCGCGACGCTCGCCTACATCGGCGCGCAGACCGAGCGGATCGTGCTGTCGACCGCGACCACGCTGATCACCACCACCGACCCGGTGCTGATCGCGGAGGACTACGCCAAGATCCAGCACCTCACCGACGGCCGGGTGGACCTGATGATGGGGCGCGGCAACACCGGCCCGGTCTACCCCTGGTTCGGCAAGGACATCCGCCAGGGCGTCAACCTCGCGATCGAGAACTACGCGCTGCTGCACCGGCTCTGGCGCGAGGACGTCGTCGACTGGTCCGGTCGGTTCCGCACCCCGCTCCAGGGCTACACCTCCACGCCGCGCCCGCTCGACGGCGTCCCGCCGTTCGTGTGGCACGGCTCGATCCGCAGCCCCGAGATCGCCGAGCAGGCGGCCTACTACGGCGACGGCTTCTTCCACAACCACATCTTCTGGCCGGCCTCGCACACCCAGCAGATGGTCGACCTCTACCGCCGCCGCTTCGAGCACTACGGCCACGGCCCGGCGGACACCGCGATCGTCGGCCTCGGCGGGCAGTTCTTCATGCGGCGCGACAGCCAGGAGGCCGTGCGCGAGTTCCGCCCGTACTTCGACAACGCCCCGGTCTACGGCCACGGGCCCTCGCTGGAGGACTTCACCGAGGCCACGCCGCTGACCGTGGGCTCGCCCCAGCAGGTGCTGGAGCGGACCCTGTCGTTCCGCGACTACGTCGGCCACTACCAGCGCCAGCTGTTCCTCGTCGACCACGCCGGCCTGCCGCTGAAGACGGTGCTCGAGCAGCTCGACCTGCTCGGCGAGATCCTGCCGGAGATGCGCAAGGGCTTCGCCGAGGGCCGCCCGGCGCACGTGCCGGACGCGCCCACCCACGGCTCGCTGGTCGCCGCCGCGGGCGGTGCCCACGACTCCACGGTGTACGCCGCGGCGGACTCCGCCACTGGCCACCGGGCAGAGGACGCGCTCGAGGCCGCCGAGGAGGTGTCGGCATGACCTCCGTGGTCGTCGTCTCCGCCGGTCTCTCCAACCCCTCGTCGACGCGGCTGCTGGCCGACCGGCTGGCCGCCGCGACGACGCAGGCGCTCGAGGAGGTCGACGTGACGACCGTCGAGCTGCGAGACCTCGCCCACGAGCTGACCGACCACCTGCTGACCGGCTTCCCCGGTCCGCCCCTGGCGGCGGCGATCGACGCGGTCCGCCGCGCCGACGGGCTGGTCGTCGTGACGCCGGTGTTCTCCGCGTCGTACTCCGGGCTGTTCAAGACGTTCTTCGACGTCCTCGAGCCCGGGACCCTCGACGGCACCCCGGTGCTCGTCGCCGCGACGGCGGGCACGGCACGCCACTCCCTGGTGCTCGAGCACGCGCTGCGGCCGCTGTTCGCCTACCTGCGGGCCGTGGTCGTCCCCACCGGCGTCTTCGCCGCGACCGAGGACTTCGCGAGCACCGAGCTCGAGCAGCGGATCACCCGGGCCGCCGGCGAGCTGGCCGCTCTTGTCGGCAAGGTCAGCCCCGCCGACGCGTCGGGCGGGTCCAGCCGGCGCACGGTCGACGACCAGCTCGCCGAGCCCACGCCGTTCGAGGAGCTGCTCCGCCGAGCCTCGGAGGGCTGAGGAAGCCCCTCCGCTGGTCGAGCAGCGAGCGCCGGCGAGCGTCGTCGAGACCCGGCGAACGGCCGCTGGTCGAGCAGCGAGCGCCGGCGAGCGTCGTCGAGACCCGGCGAACGGCTGCTGGTCGAGCAGCGAGCGCCAGCGACACCCGGCGAACGGCTGCTGGTCGAGCAGCGAGCGCCGGCGAGCGTCGTCGAGACCCGGCGACCACGGCTACGGCCCTGCGCCCGTCACCGGGTCTCGACACGCCGGTCGCGACCTCGTTCCTCGGTCGCGCGGCTCGCTCGACCACCACCAGCGAGTCCGCTGGCGCGTCCTCGCTCGACCACCACCAGCGAGTCCGCTGGGGCGCTTTCCTTGCTCAGTGCTGGTGGGTCCCGTGGATGATCGCCCGGCCGGCGGTCTTGAACGCCAGGTTGAACGACACCACGGCCGGCGAGGCGTCGGAGTCGACACCGAGCGACTCCTCCGTCACCGCGTGGACGACGAAGTAGTACCGGTGCACCTGGTCGCCCTGCGGCGGGGCGGCGCCGGTGAAGGCCTTCGAGCCGCCGTCGTTGCGGCACATGAACGCGTTCCCCGGGAGGTCCGAGCCCTCCGCGCCGATGCCGGCGGGGAGCGAGGTCACGTCCGCCGGCACGTCGACGAGCACCCAGTGCCAGAAGCCGCTGGGCGTCGGGGCGTCGGGGTCGAAGCAGGTGACCGTGTAGCTCTTCGTGCCCTCGGGCGCGCCCGACCACGACAGCTGCGGCGAGGTGTCCCCGCCGTCGGCGACCTGCTCGGACCGCAGCGGCGCGCCGTCGGTGACGTCCTCGCTGGTGACGGTGAACGACGGCACCGGGGGCAGCAGGTCGTAGGGGTTCGGGCTCACCGGTCGGTCGAGGGTCATGGGTCTCCT
This window harbors:
- a CDS encoding FMN reductase, whose amino-acid sequence is MTSVVVVSAGLSNPSSTRLLADRLAAATTQALEEVDVTTVELRDLAHELTDHLLTGFPGPPLAAAIDAVRRADGLVVVTPVFSASYSGLFKTFFDVLEPGTLDGTPVLVAATAGTARHSLVLEHALRPLFAYLRAVVVPTGVFAATEDFASTELEQRITRAAGELAALVGKVSPADASGGSSRRTVDDQLAEPTPFEELLRRASEG
- a CDS encoding LLM class flavin-dependent oxidoreductase translates to MQIGIFSVGDVTMDPTTGRTPTEHERIKATVAIAKKAEDVGLDVFATGEHHNPPFISSNPTATLAYIGAQTERIVLSTATTLITTTDPVLIAEDYAKIQHLTDGRVDLMMGRGNTGPVYPWFGKDIRQGVNLAIENYALLHRLWREDVVDWSGRFRTPLQGYTSTPRPLDGVPPFVWHGSIRSPEIAEQAAYYGDGFFHNHIFWPASHTQQMVDLYRRRFEHYGHGPADTAIVGLGGQFFMRRDSQEAVREFRPYFDNAPVYGHGPSLEDFTEATPLTVGSPQQVLERTLSFRDYVGHYQRQLFLVDHAGLPLKTVLEQLDLLGEILPEMRKGFAEGRPAHVPDAPTHGSLVAAAGGAHDSTVYAAADSATGHRAEDALEAAEEVSA
- a CDS encoding YbhB/YbcL family Raf kinase inhibitor-like protein → MTLDRPVSPNPYDLLPPVPSFTVTSEDVTDGAPLRSEQVADGGDTSPQLSWSGAPEGTKSYTVTCFDPDAPTPSGFWHWVLVDVPADVTSLPAGIGAEGSDLPGNAFMCRNDGGSKAFTGAAPPQGDQVHRYYFVVHAVTEESLGVDSDASPAVVSFNLAFKTAGRAIIHGTHQH